The Nakaseomyces glabratus chromosome B, complete sequence genome includes the window GCTATATTTGAGACAGATGTCACTATTGGGTATTCACTGCATTGTAAATTAATTTATATAGTTACAGGGAATATGCTAGTGGTAATAACGTTGGTcagtaatatattattgtaaaCTTAAATTaatgaatttttcaaagaatcGTATGTTATCCCCTAACAAATGACAAAAATTTAAAGTGCCACTGCTGGAATCATATAGAAATAATCGAAACGTCATTGTATCCCAGGTAATAAATTAGGTTTTGTGACAAATTTATATCGGCCGGGGAATACAAAGTGGCATGTAGTAAATATGTTATATTAGTGTTATATGCAACTCTAGAGAGCAGCGATGGCTGCAAGTTATAAAGAAACGACTGCCTTGCAGCCTGTAATTTTTAATGGATACtgcttcttttttttgaaatgtgATCTATACTTTATTAACAATAGTACAACAAATGAAACAATATAGATACCTAAGatatgataaaataatataaaatgtATAATAACTGATATATCTCACGGAGAAATAAattaagaaaagaaagaaataatattaaacatCATTAACCGAAAAAGCtaggaaaaagaaaaataagtGAATATTTTTGGGATATTctcaaatttaatattttttaaaataaaaaagattAAAAGATGAGATTCACTTAGAAATCTTCGTCATCGGAAGAAACGTAAGCATCACCcaattccttcttcttcttcattctctccttcttcttctttctcaattCAGCAGAAgacaacttcttcttcttcttaccacCGGCAATCTTGTTACCCATAGCATCGAACTTGTCTTCTTCgtcttccttcttctcGATTCTTGGACCAGCACCTTGACCGCTGACCCAGTTGTGACCGGATGGAGTCATCTTACCGTCCTTGACGGCCCAGACTTCTTCAGTCAAGTTCTTGGTGAATTCAGCAGAGTGAGTAATGATAATAACACCACCTTCGAAAGCCTTCAAAGCCTTGGACAAAGCACCTAGGGAGTCTCTGTCCAAATAGTTAGTAGGTTCATCCAAGACGATCAAGTGAGGTCTTTGCCAAGAACAAGCAGCCAAGACCAACTTAACCTTTTGACCACCAGACAAACCTCTGATTCTGGAGTGGGAGACCAATTCAGCGTCTAGACCCAACATAGCACAGTGCTCTTCAATTTCCTTTCTGGTCAAAGGACGGAATTGACCGGAGGCCAAAGCTTCCTTCATATCAACTTCAGCAACCATCTTGGAGTGGGATTCGACCAATTCACCTCTTGGAATCCAAGCGTTGTCAACAGACATCATTGGGACCCATCTTTCAGACTTCATACCGATGTTTTCACCcaacaagaaagaacatTCGTACTCGTAGGTGTTCTTGAACTTTCTTCTAGCGTGGATACCAGCAATTCTTCTTGGGGTACCTTCGATCTTGAAGATCTTGTTCATAGCTTCAGCATCGTTTTCGTTGATTTGTCTGTTAGCTCTGTCCATGGTTTCTCTATCTTCACCAGTTTGGAATCTCCATTGGATATATTCAGATGGAGTCTTGTCCAAGTGGGATTCGATGTGAGCGAAAGCGTGTTGCTTAATGTAAGCGATACGACAGTTCTCGTGAGTGTAGACTTCACCGGAGGTTGGTAGCAATTCACCGGTCAAGACGTTAATCAAGGTAGACTTACCAGCACCGTTTGGACCAATGACAGCAATTCTTGAAGACAAAGAACATTGGAAGGAGATGTCAGAGATTTGTGGCTTGGAAGTACCTGGGTATTGGAAGGTCATGTTGGAGACCTTGACAATAGCCTTTTGCTTGGTCTTAACACCTTCTAGGTAACCTGGTTCTGGGAACTTGAACTCCAAGTCGGAGGCACCTAGTTCGTAGTAAGATTGAGCAGTTGGGCACTTCTTGACGAATTCAGACAAGTTACCCTTGTACTTTCTCAACTTCAAACCTTCGTAGTGGATAATGTATTGACAGACATTGTCCAAGAAACCGGAGTCGTGGGAGACAATGACGGAGGTGATACCACAGGTGTTTAGGTAGTTGACCAACCAAGCGACGTTGACGGTATCCAAATGGTTAGTTGGTTCATCCAACAATAGGATATCAGCGTTCTTCAAGACAGCTCTGGCTAGAGCCAACTTCATCTTCCAACCACCGGACAAGGAGGAGATTGGCATGTTGATCATTTCTTCAGTGAAACCGAATTCAACCAACTTAGCGGTGATAGCTTCCTTGGTACCGACTTCAGAGGAGACGACGAAGTCCAAGACAGAAGTGTCAGCGTGGGTACCGTCAATGTCGTGTTCGACGTAGACAGTCATACATTCTTCTGGGGTTGGGAAACCGTCGACTTGACCGTTAGCGATGGCTCTCATCAAAGTAGACTTACCAGCACCGTTTGGACCACATAGACCGTATCTTCTACCTCTCTTTAGTCTCAATTGGGTCTTGTTCAACAAGATCTTAGCACCGTAAGCCAAGGAGAACTCACAGTTACATAGGTCTTCACCTTCGTCTTCTTCGTCGTCGAAGTTTGGACCAACTGGGATGTTGTCGACGGCTCTCTTTCTGAATTCATCCAAGACGTCCTTGGCGTTTCTTTCATGCATGAAGATGGTCATGTATGGAGTGATGTGAGTGAACCAAGCTTGTTGGTCAATGACTCTTTCGTCGATCAAGTCACCGGCCATAGCGGCGATGTATTCAACGACAATCTTGAATCTTGGAGCGACGTTTTCGCCCTTCAACAATTCGTTGATGACACCTAGAGTGGTTTCGATGTCACCGGCGTGGGAGATTTCTGGCAAGACATCGTCCTCGGTAACGTTACCGACTCTTCTCAAGGTCTTTAGACCTCTCAAAGTAACTTCACGAGCTTCTGGGTCGGCAATGGTGGCGTAGTTGTTCTTCAAACCTGGCAATAGCTTGTCCAAGAAAGGAGCAACGACTTGTGGGTCTTCGACCAACTTACACATGTTGTCGATAATGACGGCAGCCTTACGCTTGATAGAGGTTTCTCTTTCAGCTAGACCTCTGGACAACAATGGGACCATGATGGACAAAGTAGCTGGGGTGACTTCAGCGACGAAAGTGGTGGCACCTAGCAAGTGGACGGTTTCTGGGACTTGCTTTGGATCAGCGATACAGGAGATCAATTGAGGGATGAAACGCTCGATATCCTTGTTGTCGACGGTCTCGGTGGCCTTGGTCATGGTGGCGGTAGCAGCCTCCTTGACTTCCTTCTTGGTGTCCCACATGGTTTCAGACAAGACTGGGATCAATTCAGGCATTCTTAGGGCGACTTGTTCCTTAGCGGCATCAACAAGAGCGGAGATGGCGGCCAAGACGGAGACCTTTTCTTGCCACTTGTTGGTGGTTTCCAAGGACTTGGTCAAGTGAGGCAAGTAAGCCTTGATGGCGACTGGGTTGATGGCCTTGGAGATGGCGACCAAAGTCTTGGAAGCAAC containing:
- the YEF3 gene encoding translation elongation factor EF-3 (CAGL0B03487g~Translation elongation factor eEF3), with the translated sequence MTDSDQSLKVLEELFKNLSVATADNRVEAAQEVASFLNGNIIEHDIPEKFFEELAKAVKDKKTSANFLEAVAHIANEANLSPSVEPFVITLVPEICAKAGDKDKDVQAVASKTLVAISKAINPVAIKAYLPHLTKSLETTNKWQEKVSVLAAISALVDAAKEQVALRMPELIPVLSETMWDTKKEVKEAATATMTKATETVDNKDIERFIPQLISCIADPKQVPETVHLLGATTFVAEVTPATLSIMVPLLSRGLAERETSIKRKAAVIIDNMCKLVEDPQVVAPFLDKLLPGLKNNYATIADPEAREVTLRGLKTLRRVGNVTEDDVLPEISHAGDIETTLGVINELLKGENVAPRFKIVVEYIAAMAGDLIDERVIDQQAWFTHITPYMTIFMHERNAKDVLDEFRKRAVDNIPVGPNFDDEEDEGEDLCNCEFSLAYGAKILLNKTQLRLKRGRRYGLCGPNGAGKSTLMRAIANGQVDGFPTPEECMTVYVEHDIDGTHADTSVLDFVVSSEVGTKEAITAKLVEFGFTEEMINMPISSLSGGWKMKLALARAVLKNADILLLDEPTNHLDTVNVAWLVNYLNTCGITSVIVSHDSGFLDNVCQYIIHYEGLKLRKYKGNLSEFVKKCPTAQSYYELGASDLEFKFPEPGYLEGVKTKQKAIVKVSNMTFQYPGTSKPQISDISFQCSLSSRIAVIGPNGAGKSTLINVLTGELLPTSGEVYTHENCRIAYIKQHAFAHIESHLDKTPSEYIQWRFQTGEDRETMDRANRQINENDAEAMNKIFKIEGTPRRIAGIHARRKFKNTYEYECSFLLGENIGMKSERWVPMMSVDNAWIPRGELVESHSKMVAEVDMKEALASGQFRPLTRKEIEEHCAMLGLDAELVSHSRIRGLSGGQKVKLVLAACSWQRPHLIVLDEPTNYLDRDSLGALSKALKAFEGGVIIITHSAEFTKNLTEEVWAVKDGKMTPSGHNWVSGQGAGPRIEKKEDEEDKFDAMGNKIAGGKKKKKLSSAELRKKKKERMKKKKELGDAYVSSDDEDF